From Mastacembelus armatus chromosome 9, fMasArm1.2, whole genome shotgun sequence:
AATATAAGTGGCTCATTATGGCCATTGACTCCAAGGTTAAAAGTGGGTGTAACCAATTTGGGATAATGCGTTAACACAAGATAAAGGGTGATATTTCTGCTCTTCCCACTCTGTCAACATTACATGACTGCAGCATTAAATGTGTACTTTTCCTGCCATGACAAGCCTAAATTTTCactgggaaaaaataaaaaggtctACAGACAAATTACATTCACACCAATTGGCGAGCTTGATTACTAGAAAACAGATGGCTCTGATTTCATAGGAGGAGAGGTGAGACTCACCAATATGACTAACTGATAGCGGGAGGACAAAACATAATAGACTAAAAGAGGACAAAGTGTATTTGAGTACTTAGTACTTGAAGTGAACATTTCACATTACACTATACAAGTCATTTGATTTATCGttaaaactgaaacataatttatttaggTATTTCACATACATTAGTTGGGGAACttaagaaagacaaacaaaaaagaatggTTAAACATTTGCAGCTTGCTCTGTTTATGTGCAGTAATATTTGTGCTGTAAAACAGCAGGGTCTggtatatttaatttttagtaCATGCTATCAAAATGCCACTTTTTTGCAAATGCTTATCACATCATTGTGgctgtttttttacatttaaaaacctCCCTCCAAAAGTGAAAGTAGCACCCCTCATAATGAATACAACAAACCTTAAGAATTTGTGACATAACACTTTTATGCAAGTTTCAACTTAAAGACGTTAAGAACAGTATGCTACAGTGCGAACAGCGGAGGATTAAATGTaactgtgactttttaaaatgactcaTTTCACACATCCTGCCAACATGTTGATGTGTAAATATAAACTGGACTGGGGGAGAACATGTAGGAAAACTCTAAAAATACATTATAGCGTAGGTTGAGATTATGGAATAGTTTCTAAAATTGACCAAGAGGCCTTGTTTGGTGGCTGGACAAAATGGGGAAAACAACCTTCTATGTAAGAAAAGCATCTAAGTTATGCCCATTACCCCTACACCTTACATCAACATATCCTGAGGTGAGCAGCCTCCCATTAGAAAGAGCTGATTTGCTTATTCCTCTTGGCCCAAGAGAAGTGGCAGGCCTTTAAATAGCATCCACAACTATAGGCTTGTTTTGTCAAACCAAACACATAATTGTTTGCCAGGGGAAATGCTCTCCAATGCTCCACTCCCTCCATAAAGGCTGGAATAATCACAGGAAAAATAGGTTAAGAGCTAGTCTGAAAGGACCAATGGACCAGTATTTTGGAGAGCTGATGTAATAAACCACAATTGGATACAGGTCACTGTAAACACCACTAGACTGACAAAAAAATACAACCTTTAAAAGGAGGAAATTCTTCACTTCAGTAATTCTTCTGCTCAAATGACAGTCTCACTTCCTTCTTCCTTTATTTCTGTATAACCACAATCACAGTCATAAAAACGTAAATGTCaattcaaaaatgtaaattcaGAAACTGAGTTAATCTGTTGAGAgtgtgaacagaaacacacaacataaaaagGTTGTTCTCTCCCAAGTCCCCACTCTATGCCAAAACCATCAAATTGTCTTTATGAAAAGTGTCTAAATAGTATTTGCACAAGACTGATAAATCAGTTAGTTTATTGCTAGTATATCAGTATAGATGATGATTGATGAGGTAAGAGAAACTGTAATGCACAAAGATTTGCGATAATTTACAGCATTATTAATAAATAGCTGGTCAACAGAGAGCAGTAATAAGCTGCTATTTTACctataaactataaaatgtaTCTTGATAACAATTCTTCAAAAAGGCTGCCAGACTTGAACATGAACAGCAACCACTAGCTTGCACTGTTTATATGCAATAATATTTGTGCtgtaaaggacaaaaaaaaaaaaaaaaaaaaaaagcttgtgtGAGGCATGGCTGACAAACTGTACAGCCTTCAGAGGAAACCAGAGATAAGTGAACTGTGTAAAAGGTACTTCAGGTGTGGCCTGAACTTCAGGTAAAGCTCTTGGGCAACACAGAGGTGATGTCATCGGCTGACAATACAGTTTCATCTGGTGTCAATAACAGATGGCCGAGGCTGAAACAGAACCAGTCCAACCCAGTCTCATCAATCGTCATAAAGTGTGTTCCCGCCATTGGGGATCCGTGTCATCATGTAGTATTTATGTGAAAATaaacttgtatttatttttattgatattgttatcagatttattttttttaactcttgtTTTTAATCAATATCAGCACTGGTCTTAAAAATCAATCAGGCTGTAACTAGTATCATTACAAAAGCATGTAAATGTTGGAATCAGTACTAGTTAAACTGCCTTTGGACAAGCAACCTATGACCAAAATGGTATAATGTCTTTTGCCTTACAAACTGATGCGTGGATTAGTGAATAAGTCAGAAAGATAAAAAGGCAATGGTGCTTGGCTTAATCTGAACTCACTTCAACATGTTAAGTGCAGTATAACAGAAAGCTTAGGTGAGCCAAATCATCATGTTAGAAATTAAAACTGGGTCAGACCACTCTGGCTGTCATTCAGTTGGAactcaaataataataataatttaatttaatttaactgaaaAGTTGCTgcaattataaaaatatttgaaacatattttgatgcttgcttttatttaataattgGCATACAGTATCTACAGGTACGACACATTTAAGGTGAGTTTAAAAAGTTTTGAGGGatgcactgaaaataaacaaattcatgGCAGCACTATTTGCATTATTCAAAAGGAACCACATGTGCTGCCATGACTGTGTGCCTCAAAATAAACCAATTATTGCCTCCAGCAAAATGTTCACATCTAACACAAGTGTTTGTATCCATATAGCACAGCTCTACACTCAGTGTCTCTCAGCACTCTTAGGTGAAGTTGTGACACCCACTGCCTTTGTTTCCATTTAGCACAATCTAAAGAAAGAATTTCCATGACAGTCTCTCCTTTGGCTCAGGCATGACTTTGCTTAACTGACTCTCCTCAATGTCTCTCATAATCTTATGACTAAAGTCAACAACTGCAGTGCCATTGCAGTAAACCAGTCCCTCCCTTTCTGTCACCTACAGGAAGAGGAAAATTAAGCCATGGAGACAATCTAACAGGGTGTGGAACAAAAACAGAGCTGGCAACACAAAACGCTGATTCAGAGCATCCAAATGGCTAAGAAGAGTGTATTCTTATCTCTTTCATTAGGTGAAATTGATCCAGTGCACTTAACACATTGAGTAGCTTTCAGTTTCCCATATGTGAGGACAGAAGCCTTTTGTCACATTTTAGGCAGTGACTCCCTACTCTTACGCAAAATGAGCTTAAATTAGACAGAGTGAGCACCATGACAACAGACAAGAAAAATTCCTGTGTCCTGACAATGTGTGGTAATGTTTGTAAGTACTGAACAGGTCCATACTTCAGGATAGGACAGGGAGGAACACAATGTTTGTTGAAAAGTTCACTGTAAatatgattaataataataaataaataaaatggtaaTGTGGGAAAGAAGGGATCGGGCTACATTTAGGCCCACACTGGAGCTGATTATTTTGGAATGAGCTCAGCACAAATCCTGTATAAAAATCCTAATCTGTCAGTCCTCTCCTCTTGATATGCCAAATTTCTGGCTGCAGTAAAACCCTTGTAGGGACTTTGGCTTGTAATTGTTCCATGCAGGCTATGGAAAAACTAAGCCTTATCAGCTGCTTATCATGACAAGGGCTAATTTATGACGGAGCGCAGGTACACGTTAATTAGAAATTGCACAGTCCTTGTGCAATGGGAGAAAGGCCAAGGAGCTCGGATATTTCTGAGAATAAGTGACCGGTATGGAGAAGCAGCTCTGACACTGTCAAACAAGTGGCATCATCTGGGACCAGTCCTGAGTGAATAAAGCGAACAGGTAGATTAGACTTAGTGTGAACAGCCTATAtgatgctgtgtgtctgtgccgAGACAGAAGTCAGACATAATTTACCAGGAATCTGTGACGACCTGTCCCCTGACGGGATTGAAACTAGTTCACTGTGGCCATTAAATCGTACTCTTGAATACGTTTTACTGAACACAGAGGACCTGCTGTTGTACGCGAAGTGGAGGCTTTTGGACCAACAACCAGGATCCTCGTGTACTAAAACTTGAGACAATGTTCCGTCCCAAGGTTAACGTTTCCTGACCCGTCTTGACGTCTACAAACATGTAAAGTCGGTGGACAACACGTATTTAGTATCAAATCCGCGACTAGAAGCAACCATTTCCATAACTGCGCCGACCTAATCCTGGCAAACACAACAAAGGGTCGaggacaaaaacacagtaacCGAGAAAAGGGAGCCAGCTGCTATCGCTGCCTTAACATACCTCATCCATGTCTTGGACCATTTTCGTGAGTTTTTCGTCGTCCTCCAGAATTTCGTTTAGCTGAGTCATCGTGTAAGCGCTAAATCTGTTGGAAAAACTAGACATTTTAGCTCTTGTGGTGTGTTCCTCCTCTTCTGCGAGCCCTTTGTCGCCTCACAGCTGACTGAGCTTCCTGTACAGGAACTACACAGTGTACAGGCCCGGCGCAGCCTTCACGGGCTGCCGGAAATATGACGATTACAGGGAGACTCCAGCAGCCTGCACGGTGATACTTTGGAGCAAAATACGGACTGTggaaaatatccatccatccatcatctatacccacttagtcctaaccaggatcacagggatcagctggagcctatcccagctctctttgggtgaaagacaggggtacaccctggacaggtcaccagtccatcacagggccacatagagacaaacaacctcacacactcacactcactcctatgggcaatttagagtcaccaatcaacctgacaacCAGAGTCTGTGGAAAAGATATGCTGTAAATTCTACACCACATGTTGCTTAAGTCCATTTCCACTTAGCcttatttattttcatgcatCTAGTTGCCTTTGCATGTATTGTCCCATAGGTACAGGCATAGGTTAATGTTTGTAGTGAGAAGATCAAGTAATGGTTACAACAGAAAACCAGTAGAAGGATTTTATTATGGAAATTTGGTATGATCCATACATACATTTTGTGATTCTAACTTATCTAAGAGGAATGTTTGCTCAGTGTTAAATAGGTACAACTACTGTTGTTAACACCGAGCTTATGATTGAAAACATGCTCTTTGTGCAGTCAAGCCACGAACACAAGATATGAGCAGTGAGATAGCAAAGCAGCCCTCAGTTTGATGACTGATAATTGCTTGTGCTTAAGAGTAGGGTACCCCTAGTTGCAGCTACCTCTagatcattttcttcttcttatcatTATTGATAAGataaatttattttctcaacTAAGAACTTGTTATTATACTAgtgactttatttctgctgagCGTAAATTGAAGGGGACGTTTACCAGGAGACAGTGATTGTTgcatattacatatttatatcCACAAAGGACTACTTGTAGTATATTCTTCGTTATTTGTTACATATATTGTTCACTTGCACTACTTTATCTACTTACATTATATAACTGTAGTGCTCTCAAGTCATTTATCTTCATCTCTGACAATCATAAATCTCTATAAGACAGTCAGTTCTACTGACTGTGTAGTGAATGCACAGCTCACAGGTGGGATTATGAATGCTATAACTAAACAGCCTcaacaagaaacacaaagaattTCCACACCTGCCATGGTAAAGTTAAATATAAAAGCTTAAAGAAAACCTGAGGAAAACTTCAATAAGTAacccatacagacacacacagtcttatAGCAACAGCAACATATTCCCTGTTGTTAAAGCTCATATATCAGTTAGTGATCATATTGTCCATTGATTCATGTTTCATTTCCAGTGGCAATGACAACCCTCTTGATGTGTTTTGACATGTTCAACTCAATTTATAACTTAATGCTAGCAATGCCACTCAGTTGTTTTATAAGTGAGGTTTCACCTGAACTGAATCTGAAATGATAATTTGATCAGATACCTCATTAAAATATATCAATGTTCCTGATTTCAGTGGAGTGTTTTCAGAGTCCTGTGCTCTAAATTCTGTTTAGGCTACTGAATATCTGCATTAAATATCTCCTACAGTATAAATGGTTTGAGCAGATGCCCAATCCCATTTCCACACACCGTACTTCACTGTCAGTAGCGAACATCGCACTCAGATCCACtagcactgctgctgctactttgTCTTCTCCAATGACACCCACCATCAGGCTTCCAGTTCAAGCTGTTCGAAGGGTTAGGGTTCTCCACCCCTGTCTCAATGCCAAGGACCTGCCTCTGCACCAGCTTGTAGTAGAGCCCCCCACTGGCCATCAGCTGACTGTGGGACCCCTGCTCAGCCACCCGGCCCCTGTCAATCACTATGATGTTGTCTGCCTTCTCCACCGTGCTGAGCCGATGAGCGATTATCAACACTGTGTGCTCCTGCATGATGTTGTTCAGAGCCTGCTGAACCTGCAGTAGATATGATGGACATCAACAGAATAGCCAGTGAGATAAATCAACACCACTCCAACACCTTGTGTCATTCACTTATGTAGCATTTATTACAGGACTATATTGCAAGATTACATTACATCTAACAggtgcagtgtttctgttgtcCATTTCCTAGAAGCCAGTCATGTGGCTTTGGTAAATGGAGCAATTTACGTACAATGTGTTCACTTTCTGCATCCAGAGCGCTGGTTGCTTCATCCAGGATAAGAACACGGGGGTTGCGGATGAGAGCTCTTGCAATGGCCACCCTTTGTTTCTGGCCCCCTGACAACTGTGTGCCTTTCTCTCCAACATCTGGGAAAAGAATAAGATGCAATAACGCAACTGCATGGCTTCAGCAATGCAGCAGAAATAATGGGTTTCAATTTAATAAAactattatatataattatcccattaaaaacataattatccAGTACTTGAATATACACCAGGATACGTAGTGCGTAGCGAATCAAACTGATATAATTGTATTAAATGTAGTATTTTCTgtgaacaataaataacaacttcacttcacttactttacaaaataaagaaataactGACATGTAACTTGGGGCTACATCCCAACATGTCAGAACTGAGAGCTCTCACAAGAGATCAGTGCAGCAAAGCTGGAATCGAGGTAATATATTAAAATCAGATTctaacacaaacaggaaatagTAATAGACTTAAGTGAGTCATTTAAGGTTAGGTATGATAAAGTAGAAAAACATCACTTTGTCTCTTACTGGTTGTTTCTGTTATGCTAATCTCTGACTGGATGTATAATACTAGCACAGTATTCAGTAGCTCACTCACATAAAAATAGATCTAACAATTACTTGTATTATAGCCTTTGGGGAGGATGGTGATGAAGTCATGAGCATTAGCTTTGGTGGCAGCCTCTACTACAGCATCCATGGGGACATCAGTCAGGCCATAGGTGATATTTTCCTCTACCGTCCGGGCAAACAGCACAGGCTCTTGGCCCACAAGAgcaacctgcagaaacaaaacgACCAACTTATGACTTTATGTGAAAAACATGACTTGATCCTAGCTGgacactgtagtttttagcTAACATTACTCAAAAGAGAATAAATAGTGCATTTGTTAGGGGCTGTTTTCACATATGGACACACATTTATTGCTCTAGTgaatattttcagcagcaggatgatGTATTCTACATTAAGTGAAAATAAGCTACAGTAGCAAAGCCTGATTTCCTCTGTGACACAGAGCTCCAGTGATGTCCCAAAACTATTTCAAACGCAACAGTAGGCCACATTggtgcactgggtgacatgtctTATCCTTAAAAGACACCCAGTCCACTGATGAAGCCAGACCTTGGAGTGAAGGTAGTTATGCTGGTAGATGTGAACAGGCTTTCCATCCAGCAGCACATGGCCTTGCTGAGGAAGGTAGAAGTTTTCCAGCAGACTCACGCAGGAGCTCTTTCCACTGCCTGAAGGTCCAACAAGAGCTGTGACCTCTCCCGGTCGCAGAGTAAATGACACGTCCTACAAAAGGAACCAATGAAGAAAGTGATCTTTGCCAAActtacactaccagtcaaaagtttggacacactctCATTCAGTTGAATGGtaaggtgtgtccaaacttttgactggtagtgtataaaaatacacattggGTAAAAAGCAGGGGGCCTCACAACATTGTATCACAATGATGCAAAAACTTCatatagattttaaataaaatgcttgTACTGGCCCTACACTATATTTAAGCAAAAGACCTTAAACTCTGCTACCTAAATCCAAACTGACCAGCTGTGTATTAGTTATAAGGGGTTCATCAACACAGTGTGGGAGTGAAATCCCTCAGAACAAACCTTGAGAATATCGATCTCAGGGCGTGTTGGGTAGGCAAACgtgatgtttttaaattcaacaAGACCGCTGCATGTGTCTGGAGCCTCTGTGCCATCAGCTGGGTGTTTGGGTTTTCTGTCCATGTACTCAAAAACCTTCTCAGCAGCTCCAACGCCCTGCATCAGGCCTGTGTACACTGATGCAATGCTCTGTAAAAGACATCAGTGAAGGCACTAGTATCTTCATGCATATATAATGaaagaactgaaagaaaaagatgaaatacCTCAAGACATTCTCCCAGCTCAAGCATGTATATGAAAAAAGATATCAAGGCACCAGTGGTCATCTGACTGGTAACTACAAGGTGGCCACCAAAGTAGAGGATAGCAACCTCAAGAGCAAGCTCTGATatctggaaaaaacaaacatctctgAACAACAAATTGGACTGTAAATCAACAATactgatgaaacaaaacatcaggTCTTATTCCATGAGGCAACTGTTGATACCTACACAACTGGACCACATGTAGCAAGCATAGGCCAGGGCTTGTTTTTTGTTGAGCTGGAACATGACTAGGAGTTTGGTGTAGTAGGACTCGGTCTCCCCACACTCATTGGCAAAGCTCCGTACTGTCCTCATGGCTGAAATGGTTTCTTCTGCAACTTTATTGGCCTCTGCAAGAGTTGTTTGCACCTCTTTGGCCAGTTTCTGTTAAATAAGAACACAATATACATGTTGATGTTGTAGTTCTATCTATGAAATAAAtgacctgcacaaacacaaaactactTCACCTTGTAGTATTTGCCATAAAGCTTAGAGACAAGGCCAATGAAAGGGAATCCCATGATGGTCACCATTGTGAGCTTCCAAGACATCCCAAACATGAAGATGAAGAAACCAGTGGCCTTGATGGTGCTCCTCAGGAAgatgttgacattttgggaGATAAGGTCACTCACTTGGGTAGTGTCAGCTGACAGACGTGAAATGATGTCACCTATAGGGACATAAGGTTACAAAGCCATTGCACTGGTCAAAGATGAGTATTGTTTTAGCCTATTTagatttgtgttgtgtgtgcgtgtgtgtgtgtatgaagggGTATGTGTCTGTGGTGAGATAGGTGTGGTTATTAGGTTACCTGCACAACTGTGGGAGAGGATGTAATTAAGGAGTTGAGATGGGAAGGACACAGGTGGAGGTAGGACAGGGAATCAGGATTAAGGGGAAGCCACACAGGTTTTCAACCGTGCAGGTGTATGCAAATGTCAGGATAAGTTGTGTGTTTGGTTATcgttatttttgtcttttgtactTATGAgctcatttttaattcattcagtCAGCACCCAGTGTTTTGtagttgcttttgttttttgtgtaaagTTAATTAAGTCATGAAGGCATATCCTTGGCGGACCTTGTTTTTTCACAGCATGAGTTGGAAATGTCTTCTGCAGTTACAGTTGCCACTACATCTATTAAATAAGGACAACTATTGGTGAtgcagatggatggatgcattgACAATGCTCCTGCATTACCTGTATGGTTTGcatcaaaaaagccaatttcCTGCCTCATCAGTGTTTGGAAGAGATGGTTCCTGAGCCGAAGGTTTAATCTAGCAAAAGTCAGGGTAAAGACTCCTCCACGTACTCCAACTGCAAGTGAactgaggagaaagaaaaggttattaaattaaaaaaaagttaaaatctgGCATTTTTCTAGTTTGTGGACAGGGCCTGTAATACACTGACTCAAATATAGTCAAGTAGCTTTTTCATTTCTACATCAGCACAGTCCCTGAtaactacaataaaaaaaaactataaatatatgTCCATTTCCCCTAATATTACACTTATATTGGTAGTGCTCATGTCTCAATCACAAGTATATATACTCACCTGATTAAGCATAGTACTGCCACTGTGATCACAGGTTTAGCAAAGTACTCCATACTCTGGTGAACGACAATGCTATCTATGGCCTTTCCGTAGTAGTAAGGTATGAAGGCTTCACCTGCATGTAAAGAGAC
This genomic window contains:
- the abcb9 gene encoding ABC-type oligopeptide transporter ABCB9, producing the protein MNIKVAVSCTVLYILLDVAITTVLYTHGADWISFKKDVLGFNIFQSALDLWGAVLLRACLLLGASIGVSWNKEDGPLRVATLTTLILFICLIIITYTLAKLLMLAELEPVTHQPWLLGLICWTCASSVGVLLLWRLLGKESSSVSSHNSSSSHIEEGVGCEDTEKLMGTASEEEQETGGERKKEDEEKKNTSSGATLGRLLMYCRKDSGLLSVAVLFLIVSAVCEAFIPYYYGKAIDSIVVHQSMEYFAKPVITVAVLCLISSLAVGVRGGVFTLTFARLNLRLRNHLFQTLMRQEIGFFDANHTGDIISRLSADTTQVSDLISQNVNIFLRSTIKATGFFIFMFGMSWKLTMVTIMGFPFIGLVSKLYGKYYKKLAKEVQTTLAEANKVAEETISAMRTVRSFANECGETESYYTKLLVMFQLNKKQALAYACYMWSSCISELALEVAILYFGGHLVVTSQMTTGALISFFIYMLELGECLESIASVYTGLMQGVGAAEKVFEYMDRKPKHPADGTEAPDTCSGLVEFKNITFAYPTRPEIDILKDVSFTLRPGEVTALVGPSGSGKSSCVSLLENFYLPQQGHVLLDGKPVHIYQHNYLHSKVALVGQEPVLFARTVEENITYGLTDVPMDAVVEAATKANAHDFITILPKGYNTNVGEKGTQLSGGQKQRVAIARALIRNPRVLILDEATSALDAESEHIVQQALNNIMQEHTVLIIAHRLSTVEKADNIIVIDRGRVAEQGSHSQLMASGGLYYKLVQRQVLGIETGVENPNPSNSLNWKPDGGCHWRRQSSSSSASGSECDVRY